One part of the Arthrobacter sp. EM1 genome encodes these proteins:
- a CDS encoding alpha/beta hydrolase, whose translation MTQPSLPARNRPPAAWARGVGALALGLVMALILSSCSLFGTGDGGAKDAQQTADPSIAAAAPEGLRSFYSQQLNWTRCEGDFQCTKVKVPLDYSKPDGDTIEIAALKLATSGNSKKGSLLVNPGGPGGSGYDFVRDAGATNISEKVRASYDIVGFDPRGVKRSAPVTCLTDQERDASRAKVYALDTDAGLAEAMADNQAIAAKCAEKTGPVLGHVDTVSAAKDLDVLRGVLNDSKLNYLGYSYGTFLGSTYASLFPDNIGRMVLDGAMDPSLSFEDLTSGQAKAFEKAIRAYVTDCLDNSGCPLSGTPDQAIGQIQDIIKGVEVNPRAAKDGRVVNASMFVSGFILPFYNDDNWPALTQALGSAIKGDMTPMLRLADFGADREPDGSYSANSAFAFNAINCLDYPMAADTASMRAEEQKLRELSPTLGSYFAYGGTSCADWPYQNIRTPAPVEYTGSTDIVVVGTTGDPATPVEWAGSLRKQLGTASLLTWKGEGHTAYGRSNDCIGNAVDGYFVDGKTPADNMVC comes from the coding sequence ATGACGCAACCATCTTTGCCCGCCAGGAACCGACCCCCCGCGGCCTGGGCGCGGGGCGTCGGCGCTCTGGCGCTCGGCTTGGTGATGGCACTTATCCTGTCTTCTTGCAGTCTTTTCGGGACTGGCGACGGCGGCGCGAAGGACGCCCAGCAGACGGCCGACCCCTCGATCGCCGCGGCAGCGCCGGAGGGACTGCGCAGCTTCTACTCCCAGCAGCTCAACTGGACCCGCTGCGAGGGCGACTTCCAGTGCACCAAGGTGAAAGTGCCCTTGGACTACAGCAAGCCCGACGGCGATACCATCGAAATCGCGGCCCTGAAGCTGGCAACGTCGGGCAACAGCAAAAAGGGCAGCCTGCTGGTCAACCCCGGCGGCCCCGGCGGCTCCGGCTACGACTTCGTGCGGGACGCCGGCGCCACCAATATCTCGGAGAAAGTGCGGGCCAGCTACGACATCGTCGGTTTCGATCCGCGCGGGGTGAAACGATCCGCCCCCGTCACCTGCCTCACCGACCAGGAACGCGACGCCTCCCGCGCCAAGGTCTACGCCTTGGACACCGACGCGGGGCTCGCTGAAGCCATGGCGGACAACCAGGCCATCGCGGCCAAATGTGCGGAAAAGACCGGACCGGTGCTCGGCCACGTCGACACCGTCAGCGCCGCCAAGGACCTTGACGTCCTGCGCGGTGTGCTCAATGACAGCAAGCTGAACTACCTCGGCTACTCCTACGGAACCTTCTTAGGTTCCACCTATGCCTCCCTGTTCCCGGACAACATTGGCCGTATGGTCCTTGACGGCGCGATGGATCCCTCCCTCAGCTTCGAGGACCTGACCAGCGGGCAGGCGAAGGCATTCGAGAAGGCCATCCGGGCCTACGTAACGGACTGCCTCGATAACAGCGGCTGTCCGCTCAGCGGCACCCCGGATCAGGCCATCGGCCAGATCCAGGACATCATCAAGGGCGTTGAGGTGAATCCGAGGGCAGCCAAGGACGGCCGGGTCGTCAACGCTTCGATGTTTGTCAGCGGCTTTATCCTGCCGTTCTACAACGACGACAACTGGCCTGCCCTAACGCAGGCCCTCGGCAGCGCCATCAAGGGCGACATGACCCCGATGCTCCGGCTCGCCGATTTCGGCGCCGACCGTGAACCGGACGGCAGTTACTCCGCCAACTCGGCCTTCGCCTTTAATGCCATCAACTGCCTCGACTATCCGATGGCAGCGGACACAGCCTCGATGCGTGCCGAAGAACAAAAGCTGCGGGAACTCTCGCCCACGCTGGGCTCCTACTTCGCCTACGGCGGCACAAGCTGCGCGGACTGGCCGTACCAAAACATCAGGACGCCCGCCCCGGTGGAATATACGGGTTCCACCGACATCGTTGTGGTTGGCACCACCGGCGACCCTGCGACCCCGGTGGAGTGGGCCGGCTCCCTGCGCAAGCAACTCGGCACGGCCTCGCTGCTGACCTGGAAGGGTGAAGGCCACACGGCCTACGGCCGCTCCAACGACTGCATCGGCAACGCCGTGGACGGCTACTTTGTCGACGGAAAGACCCCCGCGGACAACATGGTCTGCTGA
- a CDS encoding aldo/keto reductase: MTSSPVMTFNDGNTIPQLGYGVWQVEDDVAEKVVVQAFEAGFRHIDTAKIYGNEAGVGRAIARSGLTPEEIFITTKLWNADQGYESTLKAFEESMERLGLKTLDMYLIHWMQPKQDKYVDTWKALIELQKQGRVKTIGVSNFTKEGLQRLIDETGVVPAINQIELHPFFSQAELREFNSSHGILTQAWSPLGQGGELLESPVIAQIAAKHNATPAQVVIAWHLAIGNVVIPKSVTESRIRENYAALEVTLDETDVQAINGMDNSAEGAGRIGADPAVSDFA; encoded by the coding sequence ATGACTTCTTCACCAGTAATGACTTTTAATGACGGCAATACCATCCCCCAGCTCGGCTACGGCGTGTGGCAGGTTGAGGATGACGTCGCTGAGAAGGTTGTCGTCCAGGCCTTCGAGGCGGGCTTCCGCCACATCGACACCGCCAAGATCTACGGCAACGAAGCAGGCGTGGGCAGGGCCATCGCACGTTCAGGGCTCACGCCCGAGGAAATCTTCATCACCACCAAGCTGTGGAACGCGGACCAGGGCTACGAGTCCACGCTGAAGGCCTTCGAGGAATCCATGGAGCGCCTGGGCCTGAAGACCCTGGATATGTACCTGATCCACTGGATGCAGCCCAAGCAGGACAAGTATGTGGATACCTGGAAGGCCCTCATTGAACTGCAGAAGCAGGGGCGGGTGAAGACCATCGGTGTTTCCAACTTCACCAAGGAAGGTCTGCAGCGGCTGATCGACGAGACCGGTGTGGTGCCGGCCATTAACCAGATCGAACTGCACCCGTTCTTCAGCCAGGCCGAGTTGCGCGAATTCAACTCCTCCCACGGCATCCTCACCCAGGCCTGGTCGCCGCTGGGCCAGGGCGGCGAGCTGTTGGAGAGCCCTGTCATCGCTCAGATTGCGGCAAAGCACAACGCCACTCCGGCGCAGGTCGTTATCGCCTGGCACCTGGCCATCGGCAACGTCGTTATCCCCAAGTCGGTGACCGAATCCCGTATCCGCGAGAACTACGCGGCACTGGAGGTCACCTTGGACGAGACCGATGTTCAGGCCATCAACGGAATGGACAACTCTGCCGAGGGCGCCGGCCGCATTGGCGCGGACCCGGCAGTCTCGGACTTCGCCTAA
- a CDS encoding YbdD/YjiX family protein, with protein sequence MNAVVVGLRGFARYLGSVMGADAYSKYSAHHAALGHGTTPMTEREFWRDQTDRQDANPQGRCC encoded by the coding sequence ATGAACGCCGTCGTTGTGGGGTTGCGGGGTTTCGCCCGCTACCTGGGCAGCGTTATGGGCGCGGATGCCTATTCGAAGTACTCGGCGCATCATGCGGCCTTGGGCCACGGCACGACGCCGATGACTGAGCGGGAGTTTTGGCGGGACCAGACGGACCGCCAGGACGCCAACCCGCAGGGCCGATGCTGCTGA
- a CDS encoding bacterial proteasome activator family protein, translated as MSDPHDTQTDAVVPVEGTTLDSSPDGDGVQPGDKQLPEPLRPSDPTEPARSRRAADTRERTGQLQDLVDEPAKVMRIGTMMKQLLDEVKSAPLDDAARARLAEIHQRSLKELEDGLAPELVEELERITLPFPAEGTPSDAELRIAQAQLVGWLEGLFHGIQTALAAKHAAREQAVAQAQLRQLPPGTMIAPGVIIGANGEPQRAAAPAPGAEPSRLPGPADPDHGPGQYL; from the coding sequence ATGAGCGATCCGCACGACACTCAGACCGACGCCGTGGTACCTGTCGAGGGCACTACCCTGGACTCCAGCCCGGACGGCGATGGCGTCCAGCCGGGAGACAAACAGCTGCCGGAACCGCTGCGCCCCTCGGACCCGACGGAGCCGGCACGGTCGCGGCGTGCCGCGGATACCCGGGAAAGGACCGGCCAGCTCCAGGACCTCGTCGATGAACCGGCGAAAGTGATGCGGATCGGCACCATGATGAAGCAGCTCCTGGACGAAGTGAAGTCTGCCCCGCTCGATGACGCCGCCCGCGCCCGGTTGGCCGAAATCCATCAGCGGTCCCTCAAGGAACTGGAAGACGGGCTCGCCCCGGAACTGGTCGAGGAACTGGAACGGATCACCCTTCCCTTTCCGGCGGAGGGGACCCCGTCGGACGCAGAACTGCGGATCGCCCAGGCCCAGCTGGTCGGCTGGCTGGAGGGCCTCTTCCACGGAATCCAAACCGCCCTCGCGGCCAAACACGCTGCCCGGGAGCAGGCCGTGGCGCAGGCGCAGCTCCGCCAGTTGCCGCCCGGCACCATGATCGCCCCCGGCGTGATTATCGGTGCGAACGGCGAGCCCCAGCGGGCGGCGGCGCCGGCACCGGGCGCGGAACCCTCCCGGCTTCCCGGGCCCGCAGACCCGGACCACGGTCCCGGCCAGTACCTGTAG
- a CDS encoding carbon starvation CstA family protein, with protein MPDGTPKNVLVDDGITPDPLLPPTAVDAGVTEAEERNWTPAKIALWAAISLLGAVAWFMLAIVRGETVNAIWFVFAAVCTYLIGYRFYSKVIERYLTKPNDRRATPAEYKADGKDYVRTDRNVLFGHHFAAIAGAGPLVGPIIAAQMGYLPGTIWIILGVVLAGAVQDYLVLFFSMRRGGRSLGQMAREELGVIGGTAALIATLLIMVIIVAILALVVVNALGESPWGVFSVGMTIPIALFMGVYLRYLRPGKVMEVSLIGFVLLMAAIIGGGAVAGTEWGAAFFHLDKVTIAWGLIIYGFIAAILPVWLLLAPRDYLSTFMKIGVIAMLAVAVIVVRPEVNVPAFSEFASRDNGPVLSGSLFPFLFVTIACGALSGFHALIASGTTPKLIEKERQTRFIGYGGMLMESFVAIMALVAAISIDRGLYFAMNAPAALTGGTVETAAQWVNSLGLAGVNISPDFLAQTAKDVGEESIISRTGGAPTLAVGLAHIMQQFIGGTAMMAFWYHFAIMFEALFILTAVDAGTRVARFMLQDSIGNFVPKFKEHSWRPGAWLCTAIMVAAWGAVLLMGVTDPLGGINTLFPLFGIANQLLAAIALSVCMAIAAKRGSFKYLWIVALPLAFAAVVTITASFYKIFSPVPAVGYFANNAAFTKALADGKTSFGTAKTQLAMEAVVRNTMIQGWLSVIFVVLSIIVIITAILASVKAFRNATRGLPNPNHEDPAVASRVFAPAGVIPTPSERELMAEWNKLPADQRFEKAGQH; from the coding sequence ATGCCAGATGGCACGCCAAAGAACGTACTGGTCGACGACGGCATCACGCCGGACCCGTTGCTGCCGCCCACCGCGGTGGACGCCGGCGTAACCGAAGCCGAAGAGCGCAACTGGACGCCGGCCAAGATCGCCCTCTGGGCCGCGATCTCCCTGCTGGGTGCGGTGGCCTGGTTTATGCTCGCGATAGTGCGCGGCGAAACAGTCAACGCCATCTGGTTCGTGTTCGCCGCAGTGTGCACCTACCTGATCGGCTACCGCTTCTACTCCAAGGTCATCGAGCGCTACCTGACCAAACCGAACGACCGCCGCGCCACCCCGGCCGAGTACAAGGCCGACGGCAAAGACTACGTCCGTACGGACCGCAACGTGCTGTTCGGCCACCACTTTGCCGCTATCGCCGGTGCCGGCCCGCTCGTCGGTCCGATCATTGCCGCCCAGATGGGCTACCTTCCGGGCACCATTTGGATCATCCTCGGCGTCGTCCTGGCCGGTGCCGTCCAGGACTACCTCGTGCTGTTCTTCTCCATGCGCCGCGGCGGTCGCTCGCTGGGCCAGATGGCTCGCGAAGAGCTCGGGGTGATCGGCGGCACCGCTGCCCTGATCGCGACGCTCCTGATTATGGTGATCATCGTAGCGATCCTGGCCCTCGTCGTTGTGAACGCCCTCGGCGAGAGCCCCTGGGGCGTCTTTTCCGTGGGTATGACCATTCCGATCGCACTCTTTATGGGCGTGTACCTGCGCTACCTTCGGCCCGGCAAGGTTATGGAAGTCTCCCTCATCGGCTTCGTGCTGCTTATGGCGGCCATCATCGGCGGCGGCGCCGTCGCCGGCACCGAGTGGGGAGCGGCCTTCTTCCATCTGGACAAGGTCACCATCGCCTGGGGACTCATCATCTACGGCTTCATTGCCGCGATCCTGCCCGTCTGGCTGCTGCTTGCACCGCGCGACTACCTGTCCACGTTTATGAAGATCGGTGTGATCGCCATGCTGGCTGTGGCCGTCATCGTGGTCCGTCCGGAAGTCAACGTACCGGCGTTTAGCGAGTTCGCCAGCCGGGACAACGGACCGGTCCTGTCCGGGTCCCTGTTCCCGTTCCTGTTTGTCACAATCGCCTGCGGCGCGTTGTCCGGCTTCCATGCCCTGATCGCCTCCGGCACCACGCCGAAACTGATCGAGAAGGAACGCCAGACCCGGTTTATTGGCTACGGCGGCATGCTGATGGAATCCTTCGTCGCCATCATGGCCCTCGTTGCAGCGATCTCCATTGACCGCGGCCTGTACTTTGCCATGAACGCCCCGGCGGCGTTGACCGGCGGCACCGTGGAGACCGCCGCGCAGTGGGTCAACAGCCTGGGGCTGGCCGGCGTGAACATCAGCCCGGATTTCCTGGCCCAGACGGCCAAGGATGTGGGCGAGGAGAGCATTATTTCCCGCACCGGCGGCGCCCCCACCCTGGCCGTGGGTCTGGCCCACATCATGCAGCAGTTCATCGGCGGTACGGCCATGATGGCGTTCTGGTACCACTTCGCCATTATGTTCGAGGCCTTGTTCATTCTCACCGCCGTCGACGCCGGTACCCGGGTTGCGCGCTTTATGCTGCAGGACTCGATTGGCAACTTTGTCCCTAAGTTCAAGGAGCACTCCTGGCGCCCCGGCGCCTGGCTCTGCACCGCGATTATGGTCGCGGCCTGGGGCGCGGTGTTGCTGATGGGCGTCACCGATCCGCTGGGCGGCATTAACACCTTGTTCCCGCTGTTCGGCATAGCCAACCAACTGCTGGCAGCCATTGCCCTCTCGGTTTGTATGGCCATTGCGGCTAAGCGCGGATCCTTCAAGTACCTCTGGATTGTGGCGCTTCCCCTGGCTTTCGCAGCCGTTGTGACCATCACCGCCAGCTTCTACAAGATCTTCTCGCCGGTGCCCGCCGTGGGCTACTTCGCAAACAACGCAGCCTTCACCAAGGCCCTTGCAGACGGCAAGACCTCCTTCGGCACGGCCAAGACCCAGCTGGCCATGGAGGCCGTGGTCCGCAACACCATGATCCAGGGCTGGCTGTCGGTGATCTTTGTGGTGCTGAGCATCATCGTTATTATCACCGCGATCCTGGCCAGCGTGAAGGCGTTCCGCAATGCAACGCGCGGTTTGCCGAACCCGAATCATGAGGACCCAGCAGTCGCCTCGCGCGTTTTCGCCCCGGCCGGAGTGATCCCCACCCCGTCGGAGCGCGAGCTGATGGCCGAGTGGAACAAACTTCCGGCCGATCAGCGGTTCGAAAAGGCCGGCCAGCACTGA
- a CDS encoding MFS transporter: protein MEQRGQRTAAGTSVPGANRRRLWGPVVGFGLVSLAADIVSDGARPLAGPLLAQLGASALVVGLVTGAAEAAAQGLRLLFGPWADRTRRYWTFTLAGYGLTAVCVPLLALAPLAGEAGLVLASVLIIGDRVGKAIRSPAKTVLLAAVTKQVGRGRGFAVHKSLDLLGAVLGPVLIAAVLAATGSMSVAFAVLALPAAAAMFMLFWLRLRVPSSVPAAVDALPPPGADRPATVFTRGFLLFAVAAFFWSAGLVAFGVIAFHLTTTAGVPVAVVPLLYAGAMAAAALGALASGVIYDRSGAAALLALPLLIAAVPPLALAPAAGLAFAGVLVWGTATGIQDSTVKALIADLVPEGRQGTAYGVFAAFEGAGALAGGGLYGSLYSSRPLLILAVAVLQLIAFSVLVVALFRNREPQRGRSARTLRQD from the coding sequence ATGGAACAGCGGGGTCAGAGGACGGCGGCCGGCACTTCCGTGCCCGGCGCGAACCGGCGCCGCCTCTGGGGTCCGGTGGTCGGCTTTGGCCTGGTGAGCCTGGCAGCCGACATTGTCTCCGACGGCGCCCGGCCGCTGGCTGGTCCGCTGCTGGCCCAGCTGGGCGCCTCTGCACTGGTCGTTGGCCTTGTGACCGGCGCAGCCGAGGCCGCGGCGCAGGGACTGCGGCTGCTGTTCGGACCCTGGGCGGACCGCACCCGCCGGTACTGGACGTTCACGCTGGCCGGATACGGGCTCACCGCGGTTTGTGTGCCCCTGCTCGCTTTGGCGCCGCTCGCCGGGGAAGCCGGATTGGTGCTGGCGTCCGTTCTGATTATCGGAGACCGCGTTGGCAAGGCCATCCGCAGCCCGGCCAAGACAGTTCTGCTGGCAGCGGTCACCAAACAAGTCGGCCGGGGCCGCGGCTTCGCCGTCCATAAATCACTTGACCTTCTCGGCGCGGTCCTCGGGCCGGTGCTGATCGCGGCAGTACTTGCCGCCACCGGCAGCATGTCGGTGGCCTTCGCCGTCCTGGCCCTGCCGGCAGCTGCAGCGATGTTTATGCTGTTCTGGCTGCGCCTCCGGGTACCGTCTTCCGTTCCTGCCGCCGTCGACGCCTTACCCCCGCCCGGTGCCGACCGACCGGCGACGGTCTTCACCCGTGGTTTCCTGCTGTTCGCTGTCGCCGCATTCTTCTGGAGCGCCGGCCTGGTGGCGTTCGGTGTTATCGCCTTCCACCTCACGACGACGGCGGGAGTTCCAGTGGCGGTGGTACCGCTGCTGTACGCCGGGGCGATGGCAGCCGCAGCCCTCGGCGCCCTCGCGAGCGGCGTCATTTACGACCGTTCCGGGGCGGCGGCGCTCCTCGCGCTTCCCCTGCTGATCGCAGCAGTCCCGCCGCTGGCGCTGGCGCCCGCCGCAGGCCTGGCATTTGCCGGAGTCCTGGTCTGGGGAACGGCCACAGGTATCCAGGATTCCACCGTCAAGGCGCTTATCGCGGACCTCGTCCCGGAAGGGCGCCAGGGCACGGCGTACGGCGTCTTCGCGGCGTTTGAAGGTGCCGGGGCGCTGGCGGGCGGTGGGCTGTACGGCTCGCTGTATAGCAGCCGTCCGCTGCTGATCCTGGCCGTGGCCGTCCTGCAGCTGATCGCCTTCTCGGTCTTGGTGGTGGCGTTGTTCCGGAACCGCGAACCGCAACGGGGCCGTTCGGCGCGGACCCTGCGGCAGGACTGA
- a CDS encoding DNA polymerase III subunit delta', with protein sequence MSVWDDLQGQPAVVAQLRQATQGAGLSHAWLFTGPPGSGRSNAAKAFAAALNCDQDDVRLRGCGECAACLTILGETHSDVAFVRTEKVTITIDEARELVSTAGNRPSSARWRIIVVEDADRMAERTTNVLLKAIEEPTPRTIWMLCAPSPADVLVTIRSRCRAVALRLPPAADVAALLVRRDGVDPAVAERAARAAQSHVGIARRLARDPEARERRLETVRFPLALRGVTAAVLMAEKLVKIATEEANSSNDERDAAERAALLATLGAPESGTLPPAMRGQVKQLEDDQKRRAKRSVTDSLDRTLTDLLSFYRDVLIIQLGNAVELVNIELRADLVAFAGHSTAETTLARMDAINKARNRITTSNVAPLLTIEAMAASLI encoded by the coding sequence ATGAGTGTCTGGGATGATCTGCAGGGCCAGCCCGCTGTTGTGGCCCAACTGCGCCAGGCGACCCAAGGTGCGGGGCTGAGCCATGCATGGCTTTTCACCGGACCGCCCGGGTCCGGCCGGTCCAACGCTGCGAAGGCTTTCGCTGCAGCGTTGAACTGCGATCAGGACGATGTCCGCCTGCGCGGCTGCGGCGAGTGCGCGGCGTGCCTGACCATCCTGGGCGAAACCCACTCGGATGTGGCCTTTGTGCGCACCGAAAAGGTCACCATCACCATCGATGAGGCCCGGGAGCTGGTTTCCACGGCCGGGAACCGGCCGTCCTCGGCCCGGTGGCGGATCATCGTCGTCGAGGACGCGGACCGGATGGCGGAACGCACCACCAACGTACTGCTCAAGGCCATCGAGGAACCCACCCCGCGCACCATTTGGATGCTGTGTGCGCCGTCCCCTGCCGATGTCCTGGTTACTATCCGCTCCCGCTGCCGGGCAGTGGCCTTGCGCCTTCCGCCTGCTGCCGATGTCGCTGCCCTGCTGGTCAGGCGCGACGGCGTCGACCCGGCCGTCGCCGAACGGGCGGCCCGGGCAGCTCAAAGCCATGTTGGGATCGCGCGCCGGCTGGCCCGGGATCCCGAGGCCCGTGAGCGCCGCCTCGAAACAGTGCGGTTCCCCCTGGCCCTGCGGGGAGTTACCGCCGCCGTCCTGATGGCGGAAAAGCTTGTTAAGATCGCCACCGAGGAGGCGAACAGCTCCAACGATGAGCGCGACGCCGCCGAAAGAGCCGCCCTGCTGGCCACCCTCGGAGCACCCGAAAGCGGCACGCTGCCGCCGGCCATGCGCGGCCAGGTCAAACAGCTTGAGGACGATCAGAAACGCCGCGCCAAGCGTTCGGTGACAGACTCCCTCGACCGCACCCTGACCGATCTGCTGTCCTTTTACCGGGATGTGCTGATCATCCAGCTGGGGAACGCCGTGGAGCTGGTCAACATTGAACTGAGGGCCGATCTGGTTGCGTTCGCCGGGCATTCCACCGCGGAAACGACTCTTGCCCGCATGGACGCCATCAACAAGGCCCGCAACCGCATCACCACATCGAACGTGGCGCCGCTGCTGACCATCGAGGCCATGGCCGCCAGCCTCATCTGA